The sequence AACAGCGCGGACTTTCTGCGCGCCGTGCTGGACCACGAAAACGGCCTCCGCGCCGGACATACGTTGAGCCACCTGGCCGTGCTTGAGATACCGGGCGAGAACCATCTCTCCTTCTGCACAGACAGCGGCTTCAACGTCGCGCCCACGCTCGACCAGAAAAAACATATCCTGCGCAACGCTCTGCGCGCCATCCACGCGCTGGGCTACGAGCACGTCAACGTTGCCTGCATCGCGGCAAACGAAAGGGTAGACCCCAAGATACCCGCCTCTGTGGACGCGGCGGCTCTCGTCGAAGCGTGGCGGAACGGCGAGTTTGACGAGCTGCCCTGCACCTGCACCATAGAGGGGCCGATCGCGATAGACGTCGTCGCCTCAAAGGAGGCCGCCGCGCACAAGGGGATAAACAGCGTCATCGCCGGCAAGGTCGACCTGACCCTGGTGCCCGACATCGAAAGCGGCAACATCCACACCAAAACTCTCGTACACTACTGCAAGGCGAAGTTCGCGGGAGTGGTGCTCGGCGCTAAGGTGCCGATAGTGCTCTGCTCGCGCACAGACGACGCGCAGACGAAATTTTACGGGATAGCCCTCTCCTGTCTAGTAGCGGGCGGCAGGTAGGCAATACAAATCAATACGAAGGAAGCGCTTCACAGATGAAAATACTGGCGGTAAACCCCGGCTCCACCTCCACAAAGATAGCGGTCTTCGACGGGGGCCGCGCTCTCTTTGAGAAGAACATCCCTCTTTCGGACGCGGAGCGCGGGCGTTTTGACACGGTGCTCGGCCAGCTCGACGCAAGGTGCGCGGCGATAGAGGAAGCTCTTGCGGCGGCGGCTGCGGCGGAGCTTCGCTTTGACGCGGTGGTGGGGCGGGGCGGCCTGCTTGCGCCCATCCGCTCCGGTACATACGCTGTAAACGACGCGATGAAGGCGGATCTGCTTTCGCACGCGCGCGGAGAGCACGCCTCAAATCTTGGAGCCTTCATCGCCGAAAGATTCGCGCGCATTTCCGGCTGCCCAGCCTACATCGTAGACCCCGTCTCCGTCGATGAGCTTTCACCGGAGGCGCGCCTCTCGGGCGCGCCTGAGATAGAGCGCGACAGCCTCGTTCACGCGCTGAACCAAAAGGCGATGGCACGCAAGGCTGCCGCCGCGCTTGGCAAACGCTACGAAGAATGCCGCTTCGTTGTCGT is a genomic window of Cloacibacillus sp. containing:
- a CDS encoding phosphate acyltransferase, which codes for MYKTFDEMIDNCGCLTDSTLVAASADKETIEAVKLAFEHGLGRAVLVGDEQVIAPVVEELGIGDKIEVVHADDPADAARKAVALVRDGTGDTLMKGLVNSADFLRAVLDHENGLRAGHTLSHLAVLEIPGENHLSFCTDSGFNVAPTLDQKKHILRNALRAIHALGYEHVNVACIAANERVDPKIPASVDAAALVEAWRNGEFDELPCTCTIEGPIAIDVVASKEAAAHKGINSVIAGKVDLTLVPDIESGNIHTKTLVHYCKAKFAGVVLGAKVPIVLCSRTDDAQTKFYGIALSCLVAGGR
- the buk gene encoding butyrate kinase encodes the protein MKILAVNPGSTSTKIAVFDGGRALFEKNIPLSDAERGRFDTVLGQLDARCAAIEEALAAAAAAELRFDAVVGRGGLLAPIRSGTYAVNDAMKADLLSHARGEHASNLGAFIAERFARISGCPAYIVDPVSVDELSPEARLSGAPEIERDSLVHALNQKAMARKAAAALGKRYEECRFVVVHLGTGITMGAHKDGLITDVIGAKADGPFSAERAGELPADQLVELCFSGRYTLCELRKKLLSGWGLVAYLGTRDIREVFKMAETDERARLVLDAYVYQIAKGAGALAAALDGEIDAVILTGGMAHSRPLVERITKKIKFLGRIMTLPGENELESLAAGATRVLDGSERARNYPGGEYI